Proteins from a genomic interval of Anolis sagrei isolate rAnoSag1 chromosome 1, rAnoSag1.mat, whole genome shotgun sequence:
- the LOC137095855 gene encoding uncharacterized protein: MINSPTPTTYQRQRWGSYYYRPQGADKDHTPQLQLQDVRHSPPEVLGLVINQDKSHLQPTQRIQFIGAILDTTRQKAYLPEDRFSNLKQAITTLQHSQQASAWAIQSILGHMSSTTNVTPFARLRMRPLQNWFIRTFDPLHDPQSRVLHPPHSVLHSLIWWTKAHNVLLGIPFNQPRPSASLTTDASNSGWGAHLKGFQVSGHWTRQDQKFHINALEMMAVEKALRAFVRIVSNRMVQIVTDNTAVKYYINKQGGTRSQTLLSVITRIWEWCIQHNVLLTAIHLPGQDNILADSLSRTTKNNHEWHLHPTQFKLITRKWGTPRIDLFASPLNTHCPLYCARLHPRASPGCLGDAFLFHWTPGLLYIFPPLPLLSPVIAKIIQDKSDCILITPWWPRQHWFAPLLLLSNSQFLKFNPTPDLLTVENGLVLHPDLQSLRLTAWRIKPQ; this comes from the exons ATGATCAACAGCCCTACACCTACCACCTACCAACGCCAAAGGTGGGGCTCCTACTACTACCGGCCCCAAGGGGCAGACAAAGACCATACGCCCCAGCTACAGCTGCAAGACGTCCGTCACTCCCCTccagag GTCCTCGGACTGGTTATCAACCAGGACAAATCCCATCTCCAACCGACGCAACGTATCCAATTCATCGGAGCTATCCTAGACACCACACGCCAGAAGGCGTACCTCCCGGAAGACCGATTCTCCAACCTCAAACAAGCCATTACTACCCTGCAACACTCCCAGCAGGCCTCTgcttgggctatccagtccatccTGGGACACATGTCCTCCACCACAAACGTGACCCCATTCGCACGCCTCCGAATGCGGCCCCTTCAAAACTGGTTCATCAGAACCTTCGACCCTCTCCACGACCCACAGTCTCGGGTTCTTCATCCACCTCACTCTGTCCTCCACTCCCTTATATGGTGGACAAAAGCACACAATGTTCTCTTGGGGATTCCATTCAACCAACCCCGTCCCTCCGCGTCCCTCACGACGGACGCCTCCAACTCGGGTTGGGGAGCTCACCTCAAGGGGTTCCAGGTCAGCGGTCACTGGACCCGACAAGACCAGAAATTCCACATCAACGCCCTCGAAATGATGGCGGTGGAGAAAGCTCTTCGGGCCTTCGTCCGAATTGTATCCAACCGTATGGTCCAGATAGTGACAGACAACACTGCTGTCAAATACTACATAAACAAACAGGGAGGAACGAGGTCACAAACACTTCTCTCAGTCATCACacgcatctgggaatggtgcattcaacACAATGTCCTTCTCACAGCCATCCACCTCCCGGGACAGGACAACATTTTAGCAGACTCCCTGAGCAGAACAACGAAAAACAATCACGAATGGCATCTCCATCCAACACAATTCAAACTCATCACACGCAAATGGGGCACCCCCAGGATAGACCTCTTCGCCTCCCCTTTGAACACTCATTGCCCTCTCTACTGCGCAAGACTCCACCCTCGCGCATCCCCAGGTTGTCTCGGAGACGCCTTCCTATTCCACTGGACACCAGGCCTCCTATACATCTTCCCCCCGCTCCCCCTCCTATCTCCAGTCATAGCCAAGATAATCCAAGACAAATCAGACTGCATCCTAATCACCCCGTGGTGGCCACGCCAGCATTGGTTTGCCCCACTCCTCCTACTCTCCAACAGCCAGTTCCTCAAATTCAACCCCACCCCGGACCTCCTCACGGTGGAGAACGGGTTGGTACTTCACCCAGACCTCCAATCCCTCCGTCTTACAGCATGGAGGATCAAACCTCAATAA